In a single window of the Orenia metallireducens genome:
- the pseB gene encoding UDP-N-acetylglucosamine 4,6-dehydratase (inverting) codes for MLEDKTLLVTGGTGSFGKKFTEIILERYNVKKIIIFSRGELKQAEMRAEFGNNPKLRFFIGDVRDKDRLYRAFEDVDIVIHAAALKRVPECEYNPFEAIKTNVIGAENIINASIDKGVEKVVALSTDKACNPINLYGATKLCSDKLFISGNAYAGQKDTRFSVVRYGNVMGSRGSVIPFFKKMKETGLLPITDNRMTRFWITLEDAVDMVLLALDKMEGGEIFVPKIPSMRITDLATAIAPECKQEIVGIRPGEKLYESLISEADARHTLEFDNYYIIQPQFNWWGADRHKDGQPIAEDFEYRSDTNKEWLTIEEMRKFVDKM; via the coding sequence ATGCTAGAGGATAAGACATTATTAGTTACAGGCGGGACAGGCTCTTTTGGGAAAAAATTCACTGAAATCATATTAGAAAGATATAATGTTAAAAAGATAATAATCTTTAGTCGTGGCGAATTAAAACAGGCTGAAATGAGAGCTGAGTTTGGGAATAATCCTAAATTAAGGTTTTTCATAGGTGATGTTAGAGATAAGGATAGACTTTATCGTGCTTTTGAAGATGTTGATATTGTAATTCATGCGGCAGCTTTAAAGAGGGTGCCAGAGTGTGAGTATAATCCTTTTGAAGCTATCAAAACTAATGTAATAGGAGCTGAGAATATTATCAATGCTTCTATAGATAAAGGTGTAGAAAAGGTAGTTGCACTTAGCACTGATAAAGCTTGTAACCCTATTAACTTATATGGTGCTACTAAATTATGTTCAGACAAATTATTTATTTCTGGGAATGCTTATGCAGGGCAGAAAGATACTAGATTTTCTGTAGTTAGGTATGGGAATGTAATGGGAAGTCGAGGAAGTGTAATTCCTTTCTTTAAGAAGATGAAAGAGACAGGTCTTTTACCAATTACAGATAATAGAATGACTCGATTTTGGATTACTTTAGAAGATGCTGTAGATATGGTTCTATTAGCTCTAGATAAGATGGAAGGTGGGGAGATATTTGTACCGAAAATTCCAAGTATGAGAATTACAGATTTAGCAACTGCTATAGCACCTGAATGTAAACAAGAGATAGTTGGAATCAGACCTGGTGAAAAACTCTATGAATCTTTAATCAGTGAAGCAGATGCTAGACATACTTTAGAATTCGATAATTATTACATTATTCAACCTCAATTTAATTGGTGGGGTGCTGATAGGCATAAAGATGGACAACCTATAGCAGAAGATTTTGAATATCGAAGTGATACAAATAAAGAATGGCTAACTATTGAAGAGATGCGAAAATTTGTAGATAAAATGTAA
- a CDS encoding motility associated factor glycosyltransferase family protein, with the protein MRSIYNSNLNYLNLNIRNKLNKIKLPEDLELITTKSQDLTIKLYLDNKELFLHSKYDPKKEAERFISEYRLDQYGSLILIGFALGYHVETILNKLKSDQRLKIVITNPYIFKVALENRDLTNILKDERLEMILELNPDELISNLKNSLENLSSKNSKLLVHPQSLKSIPKEMIFLKDILEEIKISQYNNKRLKSAIRDNIINNIDFIDVSVGVKSFKNAFIDKPIFIVAAGPSLDKNISRLKKIGTKGIIISVDTALTVLTKEGISPDFIISNEPNERIYKMVFKNLPNMDIPLVYSLGTTSKLIKNYKGPKILGLSKDDLLTDKIEKFIDKGRIKTGGTVAIAALDFAYKLGGNPIICVGQDFAFAEDGMTHASSTFYGNRKKDKSLLRRIEGIYGDFVYTDTNYYLYLREFERYISTQSDRIYIDATEGGAKIIGTEIMTLLSAINNFCKEFINKEEIINNIIQAHNFREYNTHIEEIKRIIKEEI; encoded by the coding sequence ATGAGAAGTATTTATAATAGCAATTTAAATTATCTTAACCTTAATATTAGAAATAAGCTAAATAAAATAAAGTTACCAGAAGATTTAGAGCTGATTACAACAAAAAGCCAAGATTTAACTATTAAATTATACTTGGATAATAAAGAATTATTTCTCCATAGTAAATATGACCCTAAAAAAGAAGCTGAAAGATTTATTAGTGAATATAGATTAGATCAATACGGTTCTTTAATTTTAATAGGCTTTGCCTTAGGATATCATGTAGAAACTATATTAAATAAATTAAAATCAGATCAAAGATTAAAGATAGTGATTACTAATCCTTATATCTTTAAAGTTGCTTTGGAGAATAGGGATTTAACTAATATTTTAAAAGATGAAAGGTTAGAGATGATTTTAGAATTAAACCCTGATGAACTTATTAGTAATTTGAAAAATTCTCTTGAAAATTTATCATCTAAAAATAGTAAATTATTAGTTCACCCTCAATCTCTTAAATCTATACCAAAGGAAATGATCTTCTTAAAAGATATTTTAGAGGAGATAAAGATCAGTCAGTATAATAATAAACGATTAAAATCTGCTATTAGAGATAATATTATTAATAATATTGATTTTATCGATGTTAGTGTAGGGGTAAAGTCTTTTAAAAATGCCTTTATTGACAAGCCCATATTTATTGTAGCAGCAGGTCCTTCTTTAGATAAAAATATTAGTAGGTTAAAAAAAATAGGAACTAAAGGAATAATAATTAGTGTTGATACGGCACTTACAGTCTTAACAAAAGAGGGTATAAGTCCAGATTTTATTATAAGCAATGAGCCTAATGAGAGGATTTATAAAATGGTATTTAAGAATCTTCCTAATATGGATATACCTTTAGTTTATTCTTTAGGAACAACATCAAAGCTTATCAAGAATTATAAGGGGCCTAAAATTCTTGGGCTATCTAAAGATGACTTATTAACAGATAAGATAGAGAAATTTATAGATAAGGGCAGAATAAAGACAGGAGGAACTGTAGCAATTGCAGCCTTAGATTTCGCTTATAAATTAGGAGGGAATCCAATTATATGTGTAGGGCAAGATTTTGCTTTTGCTGAAGATGGAATGACACATGCTTCAAGTACTTTTTATGGAAATAGAAAGAAGGATAAGTCCTTACTAAGAAGGATAGAGGGAATTTATGGTGACTTTGTATATACTGATACTAATTACTATCTGTATTTAAGAGAATTTGAAAGATATATTTCCACGCAATCAGACCGTATATATATTGATGCTACAGAAGGTGGAGCTAAAATTATTGGAACAGAGATAATGACTTTATTGAGTGCTATAAATAATTTTTGTAAAGAATTTATTAATAAAGAAGAAATTATAAATAATATAATTCAAGCTCATAATTTTAGAGAATATAATACTCATATTGAAGAGATAAAGAGAATTATTAAGGAAGAAATATAG
- a CDS encoding 6-hydroxymethylpterin diphosphokinase MptE-like protein, whose protein sequence is MLEKNLEILKERYPESFQALSENTQKVNFNIIDAKNGDKTAEVQVGDSFILVHSKYDPKREAERIVEEINLNGVSSIIVLGFGLGYHVVNLFQKLKDKDIKIFVVATTPLLFKEALKYQDFTELFSSDNFYLLLSNKINSNELIAFIEDNVDMVFENIAVSFLPSLVKYAKEDYGIIMESLKYIYKILGANKYTVTNRGGEWESNLLQNLYLFLTKPGINVLHGTSQDKPAILVAAGPSLDKNIDLLKEVKGKALIIAADAVLKKLLKHDIVPDIVTVIDGYKHILKYFEGLDYNRLNDVVLVTSPQFYGHVIEEWPGPVVFSPGYGVGEEIIGWVESFSDYKGRIPTGGSVAHLSFGLACILKADPIVFVGQDLALTGGVTHASGSDYRKSLKEQFKDTNRKYYKIKDINGEDVWTRDDFYLFLEWFNKFIKDLKDNGNQTEFIDATEGGARIEGTEIMTLKEVINLYCQENNNINKEVLNKINSYQVKWNKDIILEFEKVIEDVKEIEVLARRGLQLIDQILDNQFSEKIKEFNSQLTLINNQINKLGNNVMFFESQIYDIYKDIRFEVENNMEILNRLVTFYNKLIEGSNNSLEILNIHYKRLIDEGDK, encoded by the coding sequence ATGTTAGAAAAGAATCTTGAAATATTAAAAGAAAGATATCCAGAAAGTTTTCAGGCTTTATCAGAAAATACACAAAAGGTTAACTTCAATATTATTGATGCTAAAAATGGAGATAAGACAGCAGAAGTACAAGTTGGTGATAGCTTTATTTTAGTACACAGTAAATATGACCCTAAAAGAGAAGCAGAAAGAATAGTAGAAGAGATAAATTTAAATGGAGTAAGTTCTATAATAGTTCTTGGTTTTGGATTGGGTTATCATGTTGTTAATTTGTTTCAGAAATTGAAGGATAAAGATATTAAGATTTTTGTAGTAGCAACTACTCCTTTGCTGTTTAAAGAAGCCTTAAAGTATCAAGACTTTACTGAGTTATTTAGTAGTGATAATTTTTATTTGTTATTAAGTAATAAAATTAATAGTAACGAATTAATTGCCTTTATTGAAGATAATGTTGATATGGTTTTTGAAAATATAGCTGTGTCTTTTTTGCCTTCTTTAGTTAAGTATGCTAAGGAAGATTATGGAATTATTATGGAGAGTTTAAAATATATATATAAGATCTTAGGAGCAAACAAGTATACAGTAACTAATCGTGGAGGAGAATGGGAGAGTAATTTGCTACAAAATTTATATTTGTTCCTTACAAAACCAGGTATTAATGTTTTACATGGGACTAGTCAAGATAAACCTGCAATTTTAGTAGCTGCAGGACCATCTTTAGACAAAAATATTGATCTATTAAAAGAGGTTAAGGGTAAAGCTTTAATAATTGCAGCTGATGCAGTATTAAAGAAATTATTAAAACATGATATTGTGCCTGATATTGTAACTGTTATTGATGGTTATAAACATATATTGAAATATTTTGAAGGTTTAGATTATAATAGGTTAAATGATGTTGTTTTAGTTACATCCCCCCAATTTTATGGACACGTAATAGAAGAGTGGCCAGGTCCTGTAGTCTTTAGCCCAGGGTATGGTGTTGGAGAAGAGATTATAGGTTGGGTAGAGAGCTTTAGTGATTATAAAGGTAGAATACCTACTGGAGGTTCAGTTGCTCATTTGAGTTTTGGGTTAGCTTGCATTCTAAAAGCAGATCCAATCGTCTTTGTAGGCCAAGATCTTGCCCTTACAGGTGGTGTAACCCATGCATCTGGTAGTGACTATAGGAAGAGTCTTAAAGAACAATTTAAAGATACAAACAGAAAGTATTATAAGATAAAAGATATTAATGGAGAAGATGTATGGACGAGGGATGATTTCTATCTATTTCTAGAATGGTTTAATAAATTCATTAAAGATTTAAAAGATAATGGAAATCAGACAGAATTCATTGATGCAACAGAAGGTGGAGCTAGAATTGAGGGAACAGAGATAATGACCTTAAAAGAGGTTATTAATTTATACTGTCAAGAGAATAATAATATAAATAAAGAGGTTTTAAATAAAATTAATTCTTATCAAGTTAAGTGGAATAAAGATATTATCTTAGAATTTGAAAAAGTAATAGAAGATGTTAAAGAAATTGAGGTTCTAGCTAGAAGAGGACTTCAGTTAATTGACCAGATACTTGATAACCAGTTTTCTGAAAAGATTAAAGAATTTAATTCACAATTAACATTGATTAATAATCAAATTAATAAATTAGGTAATAATGTTATGTTCTTTGAATCTCAAATTTATGATATATATAAGGACATAAGATTTGAAGTTGAAAATAATATGGAAATTTTAAATAGATTAGTAACTTTTTATAATAAATTAATTGAGGGAAGCAATAATTCTCTTGAAATTTTAAATATTCATTATAAAAGGTTAATTGACGAGGGGGATAAATAG
- the fliD gene encoding flagellar filament capping protein FliD, whose translation MGISLGGFSGLDTDSIISQLMYIEEQPLRSLQQKQVDIGKQITAWQKINTTLDTFKRKAEDLESVFSEMSVSTSDDDKKYLSATAESNAISGSYEVEVTSLAKKHTLTSGSAVADSPFSTSGSITIGINGSSLNIDVTSSTTLQDVAEAINKATVDHDGDDATNEIHLAEATVVEGRLILKSSDEAIVNNDVTKDNKLTLSDGGSGLLAALKLDSSSADPLVQPIEEAPAAAVFTVNGIDITGRYTNKGLDDVIEGLTLNLEKEHLVGESTTITIGTDKDAMKSKIKEFVNQYNSIIDMLETYGHPRQENIENGEQGAAVLSGDANLSTIQSSLYNAVMYPVNGVISEEFVGSKDTRPLSQGGNLKITTTNYDGTTSSQTIDLSDTSLTLDGIVNKIKSATGIDARIIEGIEGRLVIESTDSSISEISLSGSDSSVLKDLALPQGLQKNTVSLIGIEMDEKGKLSINESKLEKALENNLSDVDQLFTKIKYNIKAEVDKATGYFKAANGKEYQGYVKGSIEGLQNQRKYVDDDIENLERRLVLREERLKAKFTQMEQLISQMQNQGNWLSGITGSMGSY comes from the coding sequence ATGGGGATTAGTTTAGGTGGATTTAGCGGGTTAGATACAGATAGTATTATTAGTCAATTAATGTATATTGAGGAACAACCCCTTAGAAGTCTGCAGCAAAAACAAGTAGATATAGGTAAACAAATTACAGCTTGGCAAAAGATTAATACTACTTTAGATACCTTTAAGAGAAAAGCTGAAGATTTAGAAAGTGTATTTAGCGAAATGTCAGTATCTACTAGTGATGATGATAAAAAGTACTTGTCTGCTACTGCTGAATCTAATGCAATTTCGGGAAGTTATGAGGTTGAGGTAACTAGTTTGGCAAAGAAACATACCCTTACTTCTGGTTCTGCAGTTGCTGATAGCCCCTTTAGCACATCTGGTTCCATTACAATAGGAATTAATGGTAGTAGTTTAAATATAGATGTTACTTCTAGTACAACTTTACAGGATGTGGCAGAAGCTATTAATAAAGCAACTGTTGATCATGATGGTGATGATGCAACTAACGAAATTCATCTTGCTGAAGCAACAGTAGTTGAAGGACGTTTGATTCTTAAATCATCTGATGAGGCAATTGTAAATAATGATGTCACAAAAGATAATAAATTGACCCTGTCAGATGGGGGTTCTGGATTATTAGCTGCATTAAAATTAGATTCTTCTTCTGCAGATCCTTTAGTACAGCCTATAGAAGAAGCGCCTGCAGCAGCGGTGTTTACTGTAAATGGAATAGATATAACAGGAAGATATACCAATAAAGGGTTAGATGATGTTATTGAAGGTTTGACTTTGAATTTAGAAAAAGAGCATCTAGTAGGAGAATCAACTACTATAACAATAGGTACCGATAAAGATGCTATGAAGAGTAAGATTAAAGAATTTGTTAATCAATACAACTCTATAATAGATATGTTAGAAACCTATGGCCATCCTCGCCAAGAGAATATAGAAAATGGAGAGCAGGGGGCTGCTGTTTTAAGTGGAGATGCTAATTTAAGTACAATCCAATCTTCCTTATATAATGCTGTAATGTATCCTGTTAATGGTGTTATTTCTGAAGAGTTTGTAGGTTCTAAAGATACCCGTCCTTTATCTCAAGGAGGAAACTTAAAGATAACTACTACAAATTATGATGGAACAACATCTTCTCAGACTATTGACCTTAGCGATACTAGTCTAACATTGGATGGTATTGTAAATAAGATTAAATCTGCAACTGGAATTGATGCTAGAATTATTGAGGGTATTGAGGGAAGGTTAGTAATAGAAAGTACAGACTCTAGCATTTCAGAGATATCTTTATCAGGTAGTGATTCTAGTGTTTTAAAGGATTTAGCATTACCTCAAGGTCTTCAAAAAAATACCGTCTCATTAATTGGAATTGAGATGGATGAAAAAGGTAAGCTATCTATTAATGAGAGTAAGCTAGAGAAAGCTTTAGAGAATAATCTATCTGATGTAGATCAGTTATTTACTAAAATAAAGTATAATATTAAAGCGGAAGTAGATAAAGCTACAGGGTATTTTAAAGCTGCTAATGGTAAAGAATATCAGGGTTATGTAAAAGGTAGTATTGAAGGTTTGCAAAATCAACGAAAGTATGTTGATGATGATATTGAGAATTTAGAGAGAAGATTGGTTTTACGCGAAGAGAGACTTAAAGCTAAATTCACACAAATGGAACAGCTTATATCCCAAATGCAAAACCAAGGGAATTGGTTGTCTGGAATAACGGGATCAATGGGGTCATATTAG
- a CDS encoding flagellin has translation MRIQNNISSMNALRNLNVNNSFMNKSMEKLSSGYRINRAADDAAGLAISEKMRAQISGLNQAQRNAQDGISLIQTAEGALGEVHNMLRRMRDLAVQASNGTYTSADRGKVQAEVEQLIAEISGIAGRTQFNGMTLLDGTKTSASFQIGANKGQMISVSLQSMSAGSSGLNVGSVSVSTASTAQAALDSIDAAISSVSGFRAKLGAVQNRLEHTIKNLATTEENLQASESRIRDTDMAAEMSKLTKTQILQQAGTAMLAQANQKSQSVLSLLG, from the coding sequence ATGAGAATACAGAATAATATCAGTTCAATGAATGCTTTAAGAAATTTAAATGTTAATAATAGCTTTATGAACAAATCTATGGAGAAATTATCTTCAGGTTATAGAATTAATCGTGCTGCTGACGATGCTGCAGGATTAGCTATTTCTGAAAAGATGAGAGCTCAAATCAGTGGTTTAAATCAAGCTCAAAGAAATGCACAAGATGGTATTTCTTTAATTCAAACTGCTGAAGGTGCTTTAGGTGAAGTTCATAACATGTTAAGAAGAATGAGAGACTTAGCTGTTCAAGCTTCTAATGGAACATATACTAGTGCTGATAGAGGTAAGGTTCAAGCTGAGGTTGAGCAATTAATTGCTGAAATCAGTGGTATTGCTGGTAGAACTCAATTTAACGGAATGACTTTACTTGATGGAACTAAAACAAGTGCTTCTTTCCAAATTGGTGCTAACAAAGGTCAAATGATTTCAGTTAGCTTACAATCTATGAGTGCAGGTTCTTCTGGTTTAAATGTTGGTAGTGTGTCTGTAAGTACTGCTAGTACAGCACAAGCTGCACTTGATAGTATCGATGCTGCAATCAGTTCAGTATCAGGTTTCCGTGCGAAATTAGGAGCTGTTCAAAACAGATTAGAGCATACTATTAAGAACTTAGCTACTACTGAAGAGAATTTACAAGCTTCTGAATCTAGAATTAGAGATACTGACATGGCTGCTGAAATGTCTAAGTTAACTAAAACTCAGATTCTTCAACAAGCAGGTACTGCTATGTTAGCTCAAGCTAACCAAAAGTCTCAAAGTGTATTAAGTCTTCTTGGATAA
- the csrA gene encoding carbon storage regulator CsrA, with protein MLILTRKKDESIIIDDNIKIKVVELDNNRVQIGIDAPEAITIYREEIYQQIQEENRLAATFEDKFSLNLSDLLKKELKRREKAKIDSN; from the coding sequence ATGTTAATTTTAACTCGTAAAAAAGATGAGAGTATAATTATTGATGATAATATTAAGATTAAGGTAGTAGAATTAGATAATAATCGAGTCCAAATTGGTATTGATGCTCCTGAAGCCATAACTATTTATCGTGAAGAAATTTATCAGCAAATTCAAGAAGAGAATAGGTTAGCAGCTACTTTTGAAGATAAATTTTCTCTTAATTTATCTGATTTATTGAAAAAAGAGCTAAAAAGGAGAGAAAAGGCTAAAATAGATAGTAATTAA
- the fliW gene encoding flagellar assembly protein FliW, producing the protein MKIKTRNFGIIDIEEDKVIEFKKPILGFEDYTKFTIIDSLDDNLFYWLQSLTEPSLAFIMVNPFNFVDNYIINLSEGFQNQLELNSVKDEEIIINTLATVGKSDLSINLKAPIIINAKNKIGGQIILEDDYPSKYYLIKKGLEE; encoded by the coding sequence ATGAAAATAAAAACTAGAAACTTTGGTATAATAGATATTGAAGAAGATAAGGTTATTGAATTTAAAAAACCCATACTAGGGTTTGAGGATTATACTAAATTTACAATTATAGATAGCTTAGATGATAACCTCTTTTATTGGTTACAATCATTAACAGAGCCTTCTTTAGCTTTTATTATGGTCAATCCTTTTAATTTTGTAGATAATTATATTATTAATTTATCAGAAGGATTTCAAAATCAATTAGAGCTTAACTCTGTAAAAGATGAAGAAATAATTATTAATACTTTAGCTACCGTAGGGAAAAGTGATCTCAGTATTAATTTAAAAGCACCTATTATTATTAATGCAAAGAATAAAATTGGAGGACAAATTATTTTGGAAGATGACTATCCAAGTAAGTATTATCTTATTAAAAAGGGGTTAGAAGAATAA
- a CDS encoding DUF6470 family protein translates to MRIPQLQINQSMGQIGIRWQRGSFDMEVSSATIEIDYGNPKPFQILAQPQIDQPPAKLTIDKTEFLEDVQFRKFKSLVKHLKGLAKKKIIQGTTEIASEGDQLAKIENKGNMIAQLAKKELVEDKPNITIKSISPPDIKVKTNTISVKFKPANIEVKNNFSFPKVKASGDQVDIYLKHKGKLEIEVVNNVDYHI, encoded by the coding sequence ATGAGAATTCCTCAACTTCAAATTAATCAAAGTATGGGACAGATTGGAATTAGGTGGCAAAGGGGTAGCTTTGATATGGAGGTTTCTTCTGCCACAATAGAGATAGATTATGGTAATCCTAAGCCTTTTCAAATCTTGGCTCAACCTCAGATTGATCAGCCGCCTGCTAAATTAACAATAGATAAGACAGAATTTTTAGAGGATGTTCAATTTAGAAAGTTTAAATCTCTAGTTAAGCATTTAAAAGGTTTAGCTAAAAAGAAGATAATTCAAGGGACAACTGAGATAGCAAGTGAAGGTGATCAGTTAGCTAAAATTGAAAATAAAGGGAATATGATAGCTCAACTAGCTAAAAAAGAGTTGGTTGAGGATAAACCCAATATAACTATTAAATCTATTTCTCCGCCTGATATTAAAGTGAAAACAAACACTATTAGTGTAAAATTTAAACCTGCGAATATAGAGGTTAAGAATAATTTCTCTTTTCCTAAGGTTAAAGCCAGCGGTGATCAAGTGGATATTTATTTAAAGCATAAGGGAAAATTAGAGATAGAGGTAGTTAATAATGTAGATTATCATATATAA
- the flgL gene encoding flagellar hook-associated protein FlgL: protein MTRITNNMIINNFRGNYQNNAQQLNKYMNQISTGNKFNKISEDTIAGTKVLDLKSTIKFSERYVENANDGISWLNITDQALSDTITTLRSARDLAVRGANGTMTDDDREKLKAEVDQLKDHLLQISNSSYNGLYIFNGTKTKTEPYQSANTDTPANYLANGAISTSKLKREISPGTVVPINVSGSEVGFEDMLADLNKLSTALESPTDTGEIEASIDRIDQHIDSALSARGRVGAIQNRLEFTKDRLESEKINNTQILSDTQDVDMAEAITNLKNAENVYRASLSVGARIIQPTLMDFLR, encoded by the coding sequence ATGACTAGAATTACCAATAATATGATTATTAATAATTTTAGGGGTAACTATCAAAATAATGCTCAGCAATTAAATAAGTATATGAATCAAATCTCTACTGGTAACAAATTTAATAAAATTTCTGAGGATACTATTGCTGGGACTAAAGTTTTAGACTTGAAATCAACTATTAAATTTAGTGAGCGATATGTTGAAAATGCTAATGATGGAATTTCATGGTTGAATATTACCGACCAAGCCCTATCTGATACAATAACTACTTTACGATCGGCAAGAGATTTAGCTGTTCGAGGTGCTAATGGTACGATGACTGATGATGACCGTGAAAAGTTAAAGGCTGAGGTAGACCAATTAAAGGATCATTTGTTACAAATATCCAACTCTTCTTATAATGGACTATATATTTTTAATGGCACTAAGACTAAAACTGAGCCATACCAATCTGCTAATACAGATACCCCAGCTAATTACTTAGCAAATGGAGCAATATCTACTAGTAAACTTAAGCGGGAAATATCTCCGGGTACTGTTGTTCCTATCAATGTCTCTGGTAGTGAGGTAGGTTTTGAAGATATGTTAGCTGATTTAAACAAACTTAGTACTGCTTTAGAAAGTCCAACTGATACAGGTGAAATTGAAGCTTCCATTGATCGAATAGATCAACATATTGATAGTGCTTTATCTGCTAGAGGAAGGGTTGGAGCTATTCAAAATCGCTTAGAATTTACCAAGGATAGGTTAGAGAGTGAGAAGATTAATAATACTCAAATTCTATCAGATACTCAGGATGTTGATATGGCTGAAGCTATTACAAATTTAAAAAATGCTGAGAATGTTTATCGAGCTTCACTGTCAGTAGGAGCACGGATAATTCAGCCTACTTTAATGGACTTCTTAAGATAA
- the flgK gene encoding flagellar hook-associated protein FlgK yields MSSTFSGIELAKRALATQQKSLEVVGHNIANANNENYSRQVAVQSTTDAYAAPSVHNSVNAGQMGTGVKVSAIKRIVDDYINQNLRNNQQSLSKWSTVSDGLEYIEMIFNELDSGGLTSNMNNFFDSFQELNNNPTDASVRETVVQNAVTLTTQINQINDSLATYRDQLGSEVETNVKKFNSIISEIADLNAQIAAVEDGNTNANDLMDKRDAKLDELSKLADIDYSFNNNQVNVRLNGATVVQGVSQFDLEITDPLETATTTIDGTNYGFEYYTFKVGGNEVEVNGGKIGGLLQLRGDDQLKEGNFDGGIIGYKVNNLDELTRELAQEVNDLHQTGYDSNGNPGVDFFVFNGSTEAGNMEVNQLLIDDPNQIAASSANDEEGNGSIALKIAQLKDKEDAVNGEDSFSDFWQTQASELGVDIDRAAQMKSNQQILVDDLQSRKEEQSGVSLDEEMTKMIQYQQGYNAAAKIISTIDQMIDTLINGIGR; encoded by the coding sequence ATGAGTTCAACCTTTAGTGGGATAGAATTAGCAAAAAGGGCTTTAGCTACTCAGCAAAAGTCTTTAGAAGTAGTAGGTCATAATATTGCTAATGCAAATAATGAGAATTATTCAAGACAAGTTGCTGTGCAATCAACTACAGATGCTTATGCTGCCCCTTCAGTGCATAATAGTGTTAATGCAGGGCAAATGGGTACAGGAGTTAAGGTTTCAGCTATTAAACGGATTGTAGATGACTATATAAATCAAAATTTAAGAAATAATCAGCAATCTTTAAGTAAATGGTCTACAGTAAGTGATGGTTTAGAATATATTGAAATGATTTTCAACGAGTTAGACTCTGGTGGCTTAACTTCCAATATGAATAACTTCTTTGATAGTTTCCAAGAGTTAAATAATAATCCAACAGATGCATCAGTTAGAGAAACAGTTGTGCAGAATGCAGTTACTTTAACCACTCAAATCAATCAGATTAATGATAGCCTTGCGACCTATAGAGATCAATTAGGTAGTGAAGTTGAAACCAATGTTAAAAAATTTAATTCTATTATTTCTGAAATAGCCGATCTTAATGCTCAGATAGCTGCAGTAGAAGATGGAAATACAAACGCTAATGATTTAATGGATAAACGTGATGCTAAGCTTGATGAATTATCAAAGTTAGCAGATATTGATTATAGCTTTAATAATAATCAAGTAAATGTTCGCTTAAATGGAGCTACTGTAGTGCAAGGAGTTAGTCAATTTGATCTTGAAATTACTGATCCTCTAGAAACAGCGACTACTACTATAGATGGTACTAACTATGGATTTGAATATTATACTTTTAAGGTTGGGGGAAATGAAGTAGAGGTTAATGGCGGTAAAATTGGTGGGTTGCTCCAACTTAGGGGTGATGATCAATTAAAAGAAGGAAATTTTGATGGTGGTATTATTGGCTATAAAGTAAATAATTTAGATGAACTAACTAGAGAGTTAGCACAAGAGGTTAATGACCTTCATCAAACAGGATACGACTCAAATGGGAATCCCGGTGTAGATTTCTTTGTATTTAATGGTAGCACTGAAGCTGGTAATATGGAGGTTAACCAGTTATTAATTGATGATCCAAATCAAATAGCAGCTTCTTCTGCCAATGATGAGGAAGGTAATGGCTCTATTGCTTTGAAGATTGCTCAGTTAAAGGATAAAGAAGATGCTGTTAATGGAGAGGATAGCTTTAGTGATTTTTGGCAGACTCAAGCTAGTGAATTGGGAGTAGATATTGATAGAGCAGCACAGATGAAATCTAACCAACAAATATTAGTAGATGATTTGCAAAGTAGAAAAGAAGAGCAATCAGGGGTATCATTAGATGAAGAAATGACTAAAATGATTCAATATCAACAAGGATATAATGCTGCAGCAAAAATCATTTCTACTATAGATCAGATGATAGATACTTTAATTAATGGGATAGGAAGATAG